Proteins encoded in a region of the Anopheles ziemanni chromosome 2, idAnoZiCoDA_A2_x.2, whole genome shotgun sequence genome:
- the LOC131294699 gene encoding solute carrier organic anion transporter family member 74D-like: MTPENEMPQGGNLREKHGEVEAEEQNRAHDHPDHVTDHNAASERKGSYTVYNNGKKAEAEPEEMAKMLPEDVEEMFRDMPQTKDTTCGLWIFKGPLLQRFANKKVYVFMYGVVGCIFSATYAYFNGTITTLEKRYKIPSKNTGIISVGNDISALLLSAILSYYAGKGHRPRWIAVGLLMITAFCWLTALPHLLYGPGEAALSLTTEYGATYDANQTMEVLEAQKAKTLCRTNATRGAECEKEEGNLAPQIVLFLAQFISGIGSSLYYTLGVSYMDDNIKKSKTPALVSVSYFLRMLGPAIGYALASYFLKLYISPSMTPTISKKDPRWLGAWWMGWLILGFVLAFFAIFMAMFPKQLPRAAARKRIADEKRKLGMKLSADSSHREDELPASFKDMMKTFKRLLRNKILMLNNIASVFYFFGYMPYWIFTPKYIETQYKQSASTSSLVTGTVALVFSAVGVLLSGLVISKFKPRARYMAAWNVIVGVLSVMGMIAYAFLGCSASEDSVIVNIPSQTDLTPTCNSACQCDYVKYSPICGEDGNTYISACHAGCRSQSQYGELKIYGECSCISSVANYTSPLYKQLLSDGNRTSWSRDESSFTLGGSAIAGPCPLDCYKEFVTFLIVMCFLKFSGATGRASNFLVSVRCVDERDKAVSMGFGMMVLSLMSFIPSPIFFGLVLDKTCLVWGKTCSGKGNCWLYDGETLRYLLNFIAAGFVIVGTLFDCGVWYYVKDLKIFDDEVKDKEIEFAEKEEEAVMDRPT; this comes from the exons ATGACCCCCGAAAATGAAATGCCCCAGGGTGGGAACCTCCGGGAAAAGCACGGTGAAGTGGAAGCTGAAGAACAAAACCGCGCCCATGATCATCCGGATCATGTAACCGATCACAATGCGGCTAGTGAACGCAAAGGAAGTTACACAGTGTACAACAATGGGAAAAAGGCGGAAGCGGAACCGGAGGAGATGGCAAAGATGTTACCGGAGGACGTGGAAGAGATGTTCCGCGATATGCCACAGACAAAGGATACAACCTGTGGTTTGTGGATTTTCAAAGGTCCGCTTTTGCAGAG ATTCGCCAACAAGAAAGTGTACGTGTTCATGTATGGCGTCGTGGGGTGCATTTTCTCCGCGACCTACGCGTACTTCAACGGTACGATCACGACGCTCGAGAAGCGCTACAAGATCCCGAGTAAGAACACCGGTATCATCTCGGTGGGGAACGACATCAGTGCGCTGCTGCTTTCGGCCATCCTGAGTTATTACGCCGGTAAGGGCCACCGGCCGCGCTGGATCGCGGTGGGTTTGCTCATGATCACGGCATTCTGCTGGTTGACGGCGCTACCCCATCTGCTGTATGGTCCCGGTGAGGCTGCGTTATCGTTGACCACCGAATATGGTGCAACGTATGACGCCAATCAAACGATGGAGGTCCTCGAGGCACAGAAGGCTAAGACTCTTTGTCGGACGAATG CGACTCGTGGTGCCGAGTGTGAGAAGGAAGAGGGCAACCTGGCCCCACAGATCGTGCTGTTTTTGGCGCAGTTTATCTCCGGCATCGGTAGCTCGCTGTACTACACCCTTGGCGTGTCGTACATGGACGACAATATCAAGAAATCGAAAACGCCCGCCCTGGTGAGCGTGTCCTACTTCCTGCGAATGCTTGGTCCGGCCATCGGGTACGCGCTGGCATCCTACTTCCTCAAGCTCTACATCTCGCCGTCGATGACGCCGACCATCTCCAAAAAGGACCCGCGCTGGCTCGGTGCCTGGTGGATGGGATGGCTGATACTCGGGTTCGTGCTCGCCTTCTTTGCCATCTTTATGGCCATGTTCCCGAAGCAGCTGCCCCGAGCGGCCGCCCGGAAGCGCATCGCGGATGAGAAGCGCAAGCTCGGCATGAAGCTGAGCGCGGACTCGAGTCACCGTGAGGACGAGCTGCCCGCCTCTTTCAAGGACATGATGAAAACGTTCAAGCGCCTACTGCGCAACAAGATCCTGATGCTGAACAACATCGCCTCGGTGTTTTACTTCTTCGGCTACATGCCGTACTGGATCTTCACACCGAAGTACATCGAGACGCAGTACAAGCAGTCGGCGTCCACCTCCAGCCTGGTGACCGGAACCGTGGCCCTGGTGTTCTCCGCCGTCGGTGTCCTCCTGTCCGGGCTGGTCATCTCGAAGTTCAAACCTAGGGCACGCTACATGGCCGCTTGGAACGTGATCGTCGGTGTACTCTCGGTGATGGGCATGATCGCCTACGCCTTCCTCGGTTGTTCGGCCAGCGAGGACTCGGTCATTGTGAACATTCCATCGCA AACTGACCTCACACCAACCTGCAACTCGGCCTGCCAGTGTGATTACGTCAAGTACTCCCCGATCTGTGGCGAAGACGGCAACACGTACATCTCGGCCTGCCACGCCGGCTGCCGGAGTCAAAGCCAGTACGGCGAGCTGAAA ATCTACGGCGAGTGCTCGTGCATCTCTTCGGTGGCCAACTACACCAGCCCACTGTACAAACAGCTGCTTTCGGATGGTAATCGGACGAGCTGGTCGCGGGACGAGAGTTCG TTCACCCTGGGAGGGTCTGCGATTGCCGGACCGTGTCCGCTGGACTGCTACAAGGAGTTCGTGACGTTCCTGATCGTCATGTGCTTCCTGAAGTTCTCCGGCGCGACCGGGCGGGCGAGCAACTTCCTCGTGTCCGTACGGTGCGTCGACGAACGGGATAAGGCCGTCTCGATGGGCTTCGGCATGATGGTACTGAGTCTGATGTCTTTCATCCCGAGCCCGATCTTCTTCGGTCTGGTACTGGACAAGACATGCTTGGTGTGGGGCAAGACTTGCTCCGGCAAAGGCAACTGTTGGCTGTACGACGGTGAAACGCTCAG gtaTCTGCTGAATTTTATTGCGGCTGGCTTCGTAATCGTGGGTACCCTGTTCGATTGTGGCGTTTGGTATTATGTCAAGGATCTGAAAATCTTCGACGATGAGGTGAAAGACAAAGAGATAGAGTTCGCTGAGAAAGAGGAGGAAGCCGTCATGGATCGGCCAACGTAG